The following nucleotide sequence is from Psychroflexus torquis ATCC 700755.
GTAAAATTATAGATTCTAAACAACTTATTAAAAAATAAAAAATATGTATTACAGTAAATTAATTATTATGTTCGGAATTATCTTTATTTGTATACATTTTGGATATTCACAAACAACAAAAATTCCTGATGAAAATTTTGAACAAGCACTTATTGATCTCGGTATTGATAGCGACGGCATAGTCAATGGTCAAGTTTTGACCGCTGATATTGTGAATGTAACAGAATTAGATCTATCCGTTGATTCATTTAATGACCCTGATTATTCTGATTTAGATATTACTGGAATTTCAGATTTTACAGCATTAGAAATTCTAAATTTAGGAGAACAACCAATTAATTGGAATATAGACGATGAAAATATACTAAATTCAAATCTTAACTTGAGGGAAATCTATATTAACAAGGAATCTATAGATGTCGGCTACACTATAGCTATTGAAAGTTTAAATCTGGGTAATCTCCAAGATTTAGAATATGTTGACTTGGGAAATGTTTATATCAATTCCATAATTCTAGATAATCCCAATTTTGATTATGAAAATTTGACATTGAATTTATTTACAGACTATGATTTGACCCATAATTTTTGCATTCAAGTTAATGATCCAGTTGCAGCAAATAATAATAATAATCCTCCTTACGATACTTGGACAATAAATTTTAATGATTTCTATACTTCATACAGTTTCACTTCAAATTGCACGTTAAGTACGGATGATTTTGAGAGCTTCTATTCAATTTCACTGTTTCCAAACCCAGTACAGGAACGTTTGTATTTTGAAAATCCGAAGCAGATTACAATAAACGAAGTCGAAATCTTTAATATGGAAGGTAAGTTAGTAAAAACATTTTCTGAAATTAAAAATGGAATCAACTTAGTAAACTTAGGTCGAGGTGTTTATTTTGTAAAAGTGAAAAATCAAAAAACAACAGAAACATTTAAAATTTTGAAACAATAAAAATCTTTAATTCAGGTTAAATAGCATGTTTTTATTCAGTAATATCCTTTTATTTATTGAATGTGTTTTGAACTCTTCTCGATTATCGTAAATATAGATCTCAGTAGCTCCTAAACCGTATTTTTGGTAATCTGCATCGTAAAATTCAACCTGGTCATACCGTCTAAAAAGAGTGTGTAATTCTGCTTTTAGAACACCTTGCCCAACGCCATGAATAAAAACAATGCGTTTTATTCTCTTTTCGAGAGCAAATTCGATTTTCTTTCGAGTGTGTTCTAGTTGAATATTTAGCATTTCAAAATTAGAAAGGTGTCCAGATCTATCGACCAAGTTATGAATATGAAGATCTACTTCCATCGCTGGCTGTTGTCTTTTAGGTTTTTGAGAGGGTTTCTTTGGTTTTCGGTTGAGATCAGCATTCAGTTTTTGAATTAAACTATCGTCTCCCATATCAATATCCAAGTCACCTTCAATCTTTATCACTAACGAAAATGGAACTTTCATTTCGAAGCCATCAGAGGTTTCAAAAGTAACTTCATGGCCTTCTACTTTTATAACAATACCAGACACGTTATCGTCGAGAAGTTCTACACTATCTCCTATCCTAAAATTTCTATTGCTCATCTTCAGAAGATTCTTCGTTATCTTTAGGGTTGTCTCTTGTCCACTGCTTGGTCGAATTATATAAACCCACCATGAGAATAACCAAGCCTCCAATTTTTATAAATACATTATCATCCGTATCGATAAGATCGAAGATAAGAAGACCTGCTCCAATAATAATAAAAGCTGTATAAATAGCTTGTCTTTTAGTATTGATCATGTTTAAAGATTTTTAAAAATCAAAGATAAGTTCAATTTCTGTTTAGAGACAACAATTCCTCTAGGTATTGCCGATCATTGGATAATCTCGGAATTTTATGCTGGCCTCCCAATTTATTATTTTGCTTTAACCAATGCTGAAATAGCTTAGGTCTAGCTTCATGAAGCGTCAATAGATCTAGAGTCATATTATTATAACGCTTAGCTTCATAGTCACTGTTGATGTCTTGTAAATTTTGAATAAAGCATTAGGATTGGCAGGGATTTTATGTTCTCGGTTATGCCAACCCGCTGTATAAAATGCTGGTGGCTTGCCTGCTTCGTCAACATAAACAATGACACCATCAAAACCATAACTTAATGACTTATCCACTTGCTCTTGAACCGTATCTGGTAAAGGTAATATCCATGCTTTTACTAAAATCCAGGGTACGAAATATAATGAGGCTAGGCTTGCCATAATAAATACTATTCTGAGTATTTGCTGTGTTTGTTTCTTCATAATCTTATAATTTTTCTGGCAGTTGTTTCTAATTATTGTTACCTATTATGGTTAATGTGTTTTTAAATTTCTTTAAGGATTTAATTGAATTGGCATAAGCATCTTGATTTTGTTTTATTGTAACCAATCTCGATAAAACCATGTTTTCAAAATATACCTCCTTCCCATAATTTTCTGAAGACATGCCCATAAACCTAAATCTTACATTTGGCATCAAAAAATTTTCATAAAATGCTGCGATTCCTTGATGATCCAAAGATTCAAACCTTTCTATAGGGTGGAATGTTTCGTATGTTTCAGATATAGAATTACGTAAGTTTAAATCGTCAAACAATTTTAGGTCGCCAGAAAACTTTAAATTTTCATAGGTGATCATTATTGGGTAAAATTTATTAGAGGCAAGGAGTACGAATGATTTTAATGATAATTTAGGATTATCGTATTCTTTGTTTTCTAATAATTGAAACAACGTGTCTAGCTCTTTAAGCATTTTAATTGCTTCATTTTCATACTCGGTTAATTGTTTAATGTTGCGATCTGCTTCATCATTTAACTGAATAATATATACATCTCGTAACGCTAAATTGTTTTTATTTTTCGATTGCTCATTAATTGCTAACGCAATAAGGATTCCAATAATTACAAGAATTATTTCTCCAATGGCATAGGCTAGATACTTTCCAAACTTGTTCTCCACTATGAGGTCTTTTCTTATAGTTCTAAAAATTTTTTTCATAATCCAATGGCTTTTTTATGTTCAACACCTCTTTTTTAGAGGTGCTATTATATTCTAATTTGTTGAATTCCCATTTCAGACCAAATAAAGGTCTTAAGAAACCAATCCTTCTAATGATGAATTCGTAAATGAGGTAGCAGGCTAAACCAGTAAAAGTTACGATAGCTATAAATTTTAGCATAATAGGCAGATCCAACGGTAATATAAACAGGGCAACGGTATAGAGTACAAACATGTGAATAATGTACACCGGATAGGCTGCTTGGCTTAAGTAGCTTAAAGTTTTACTGGGTTTGTTTAAGTACTTATAACCAAAACCGAAAACTCCAAATATCCAACAATTAGACTCAATAGCCATGAGGTACCCAGGCGCTTCAAATTCAAATAATCCTAATCTAATCCCATACATAATAATCGCTAAGCTAGTATTCAACCATCTCCATTTTAAAACGGTTTGCCAAAACGGTTTACCACTATACACTACAAGAAAACCGAAAAAGAAAGCCAAAAACCCATTAAAAAAGCCATGCCAAGTCTGGGCATACAATGCAAACAGCTGCGGCTTTACCAGCAAAACTTCAAGGACAAAAAATAAGGATATCAACATAGGTCCGCTAGGATGGCTCATTACAACCGATAGTACTCTTTTGATTTTACCGTTCTCATGCTTTTTCAGATAATAATAGAGTGGTAAAAGTAAGAGTACATACACAAAGATGTTTCCTAAGAACCATAAATGACCTTGATGTGGATAATATCCCAAGGGCATATGATAGTATTTCTGAAAAATAAATAGATGCAATGGGGTAATGGCTATTATACCAAAAGTAAAGGGCAATAAGATTCGTTTTGTCCGTTCCAAAAGCAATTGTTTCCAGTTTCGTTTTCGCATGGCGAAATAAAGCCCCATTCCTGATACGAAGAATAAAAGTGGAATTCGCCAAACGTTTAACATGGTCATGGGTGTCCATAAAGCGACTACTGGTTCGTCACTCTTTATAAAGCCAATAAACATGGCCCAAGGTTGAAAAATGATGGCGATGTGGTAGATTAATAATAAACCAATGGCAATCACTCGCAACCAATCGATATCGTGTCTTCTTTCTGATGTCATTTTAGTACTGTTTTTTAAAATAATTAAAGTCTGTATATAAAATCAATTTTTAACTATTGTAGCATCATAGCTATCACAGGACGCGTTTTTTCTATCTCGTTTAAATCAAATTCCAAACCAAATGGTCCCAATTGTTGTTGAAGCATTTCATAGAAAGGTTTTATCTCTGCGAATGGACCCATCACACTTTCCCTTGGTGTCATACCAAAATTGTTTTTTAGGGTCTTATCTGCTTTGGCAGCAATAAGCAGTTGTACGATTTCGACGTGACAAAAGAATGCAGCAACGTGCAAGGCTGTTGCGCCATCGTTATTTTTAAAGGACAAATCTGTTTTAGCAGCAATTAATACTTTAACAATACTAGTTTTGCCAAAGGTCACAGCCGAGATCAGAGGTGTCGCCCCACTCATTTGATCTTTCTTATTAATATCAGTTCCCGCTTTTATATGTTGTTTAACCATTTTGAGGTTGTTGGACATAATTGCTGTTTGGAGGTCAATTTTTGGTACAGCTACTATTGTTTTGGCTTTAGCATTATTTTCCGTGGGAGTCTTATCATTCTTGCCTGATTCAGCGCAAGAACTCAATAATAAAAAGATACCTAAAGAGAGAGTTAATCCTGTTTTAAAGGAATTAATTTTGTGTGTTTTCATGATTTTTGTTTTTAATATTTAATATTATTTTTTTTTGTTGTGCAAAGATGGGGGAAGTGTGGAGACCTTACCTATGAGCTATGTAGCAACAGGTATCAAGTTTGAGGTCGAGATAAAAACTATGGCGCAAGGATATAAATTATGATGCAAAAATTGTCTTTTTAAATAATTATGCCTGTAATCTTATAACCCGTATCTGAATAATTTTGTCTAATTTAGACTAATCAAAAACTGCATGTCAAGCACATCAATCACTGAATCAGACTTTATTAATCAGGCAAATACCATTGTTCTGGAGAATATCTCCAATGAGCAATTCGGAGTTTCTGGATTGGCAGAAATGATGAATATGAGTCGTTCTAATCTGCTCAGAAAAATTAAAAAGGAAACACAACTTTCTCCGAGTCAATTTATTAATAAAGTGCGCCTTATAAAAAGTATGGAAATGTTGGAGCAGCACAAATGGACTATTTCTGAGATTTCATACCAAGTAGGTTTTGGAAGTACATCCTATTTTATTAAATGCTTTCGAGAGTATTATGGACATCCGCCAGGAGAGGTAGGAAAAGGAATCTTGGTTGATGAAAATAGCGCTATTGAGGTCAATGTTTTGAGCAGATACAAGTGGCAGATGCTTACAGCGTTGTCTTTAATCGTAATTCTTATATCCGTTTTGCTACTTCATAAGGAAAGTACAGTTACTAATGAAATTGAAAAATCTATTGCGGTGTTGCCTTTTAAAAATGAAAGCAGCGATTCTTTGAACCTATATTTCGTTAATGGGCTCATGGAGTCTGCTTTGAACAAGTTACAGAAAATTGGTGACTTACGCGTTATTAGTAGAACCTCGGTAGAGAAATATAGACATTCGAATAAGGATATTCAAGAAATAGCTAAGGAGCTCAATGTAAATTACTTGGTAGAAGGCAGTGGCCAGCGCGTCGGAGATCAAGTGTTGCTCAATATCCAATTAATTGACGCGTCAAATGATCGACCGATTTGGGTGGAACAATATAGTCGTGAAGTGAGAGATGTATTTGCGCTTCAGAATGAAGTGGCTAAGAAAATAGCATCTGCTATTGAGGCCACTGTGACGCCAGCTGAATTGGAACAAATCGAGAAAAAACCAACCGAAAACCTGATCGCTTATGACTACTATTTACAGGCACTTGACCCATTTCTAATGCGAACAGATAAAGGCCTTGAAAAGGCCATTGGATTATTTGAAAAAGCGATTGAACAAGACCCTGAGTTCGCACTGGCTTTTGCCAATATCGCTATCTCATACTATCTTCTTGAAATGGACCATATCGAAAAACAGTATACCGATAAGATTAATAGTTATGCCGATAAGGCCTTACTTTATGATTCAAAATCCGACGCAAGTCTGATCGCCAAGGCTTTTTATTACATACAAATAAAAGAGTACCAATTAGCCTTGCCACATCTTGAGAAGGCCTTGAACTATAATCCAAATTCATCTCTAGCAGTGCAAATGCTTGCGGATTTCTATTTTCGTTTGATTCCCAATACGAACAAGTACCTAGAGTATGCCCTAAAAGGAGTGCAGCTTAATGTTGCTAATGATTCTGTCACACAGAGCTATATTTATTTGGGTCTTGGTAATGCACTCATCGAAAACGGTTTTGTAAATGAGGCGATGACATACATCAATAAATCTCTAACCTACGATCCTAAGAATTACTATGCTCCGTATTTAAAAACGCTGATCTTATTTGCTAAGGACAGTAATATCGAAACCGCTACAAAGTTATTAGAGCGAGAGTGGCAAAATGATACTACCCGCTTGGATATCTTACAGGACGTCGCTAATTTTCATTATTACCAAGAGAATTATAACAGGGCCTTTTTTTACTTTGAGAAATTTATTAAAGCAAAAGAAACCTACGGATTAGATATTTATCCCCACGAAGACATAAAAATCGGTATGGTTTATAAAAAGATGGGCTTGGACACACAAGCTGCCAAATTTTTTAGTGCATACGCTGAATTTTGCGAAACAGATCAATCCATCTACAAGAGTGCTAGTCTGGTTACAAAGTACGTCCAAGAGGGTGAAAATGACCAAGCAATAGATCAGCTCAAGGTATTCGCAACACAAGATAATTACAAGTACTGGTTTTTGGTCTTCATGGAAATTGACCCGTTAATTAAACCTTTGAAAAACCATCCAGAGTTTGAGCAAGTCATGCAAAAGATCAAAGACCGCTTTTGGGAAAATCAGTTGAACTTGAGAAAGTCGCTTGAAGTGAAAGGACTGATTTAATCAAGTAAACGATAAATATTCCACTAAACTTTTATTTGATTAGCCATCCAAAGCACAGCACTTCTGCCTGTTTTATTTAATAATAAAGTCGTGCATCTTATTCTTCGATTTCCATTGCTCTCCTATTTTAGCTTCATAAAAAGAGTGTTTACCCTGAACCTTTTTTATTTTATAAATAGGTGCTTGTGAACCCAGAATAAGTTTGGCTAGCGTATAATCTCTTTCTTCGGTTTCATTAATATCGTGAAGAAACTGTAGGATAAATTTTTTTAATAAACTGTAGAATAACTTTCGCTTTTTTCCAAATCGAGAAAAGAAGATTCATGAACTCCATGCTATAAAATATAAATCTTGTGAGCAAGGCTCAAGTTACATAAGACAATAATTTAATAGTACATTTTTAATTATGGATGATTATGAGGGTGGAGCTATTTATAAACAAATGATGTGCTGTATAAATTATAAAATCATATTTATCATTCTGATGCTAAAACCGAGTAAACTATAAATGGTCTCTAAATGCCTTTCGTTAGTACTGATTAAAAAATCAACTCCTTCCCTCCTATTGTCCTAGAAATAATCGCTTAAAAAATTAGTGATTTTATCCTAATTTTCTGCATCAAATTTTACTTTTACACTACGAATGTTTAAGTGTTTTTCCAGTATTAAGTGTGATTTTTGGACTGGTCTTAATGGTTTTTATTCTTTTTAATAAATTTGGACTTGGAAAGAACAAAAAGATACGTTATGTTTCACCTTCCTTACTATTTATTTATGTAGTTAAGGCATTAGACTATCATCTTTCGATTACTAACCAAGTAACTGCTACCTATTCGGGAGTTACCTACTTTTTCTATCATTTTACAGGATTATTATTTTACTATTTCATCGCACTTTATACCAAATCTGAAATAAATATTAAAAAATGGGGGCCAGTAGTTATTGGGTATACCTTATACCAATTTAGTTTTTAAATGTGGCATTAAAAATTTGAATTATTTTTTACTTAATTGAGGAAAAAATATAAGCATAGCAATAGTTACGGTTCTATTTTATGACGATTAGTAAGTGAAAAAGAAACTGATTTTATACGACATTTGAATGCTAAATTGGTATTACTCCGTATTATAGTATTTTTTCCTTTTGATCACAATCAAAATCTACAAGATTTTGTAGCAGCATTAGAGACTTCAAACTACGGAATATTCGTCTTAGTGGAATATATCTTGGTGAGTTCTATCAATATTGCGCTTATGTTTCTTGCCTATAAGAAATTGAAAAATGCTCCACTACAAATTGAACTAAATGAAAGTCAAAAAAACCTTTACAAGTGGATTAAGATTATCATAATCGCAATTGTACTCCTTCAAATTCTAGTTTTTGTGACCACAATTCTAGGTAGCTTAGATATTGGTCATTTTAACCTCTATCTAAAATTTGAAACTTTTATCTATTCGATATTCTTCTTCATATTCGCGTTTTCTATACTGCATTTTCATGTATTTGCGTATTCTGGAAATTTCGAAGATTTACCCACGGCTACTATCGAGAAATATGCAAAGTCATCCTTATCTGATTCTTCAGCTCTTTTTAAGAAAATAAAAGCTATCGTAAATGAGGAAAAGATGTACTTGGACTTCGATTTAAAATTGAATACCGTCGCTGAAAAATTAAATCACTCCATTCATCATATATCACAGGCTATCAACCAAAATGCAAAAAAGAGTTTCCCCGATTTTATTAGCAGCTTCAGAATTGAAGAGGCTAAAAAGAAACTTATGGAGCCTAAACCAGATACCATATTTACTATTTCTTTAGATGTAAGCTTTAATAGCAAAGCTGCTTTTTACACTGCTTTCAAAAAACATACACAACTGACTCCTACCGAATTTAAAAAACTTTACAAATCTACAGATTGATATAAGGTGTTGATTGTATTATTTTTAAATACATAAAGAGCATCTTAACGATAAACGAAGACACTTTTTTTGTTTGGTATTATAAGGAGAAACACTATTGTGATTCTTCTAAAATATATTTGCATCTTAATTTAAAATATATCAATTATGATAAAATTAGGTATAGTATCAACTATTGTTATTTTCGGAATATCAAATGTAATCAATACTCTAAATATTGATTTTAGATTTAAAACAGATATTAACATATCAAATTTATCAGGAGGTGCAACAGGTACAAGTATCTTAGGTTGTTTTTTACTTTGGTGAACATGCCGAATGTAAGATAAATGAAAAAAAATCACTTCAACCGGAACTATTGTTTTCTAGACAAGGTTCGAAAATCGAAAAAAGAAACATTTTTAATTTTGCTGTAGTTGCGACCAGACACTAATTGCATCACTAAAATTAAAACATTCATAAAATGAGTTTCACACGATTAGTATCTTTATTTGAAGGGTCTCAAATAATGACCTTCATTGCCTAATTTTGTATTTTCAAAATTAGCCTAATTGTCCTACCCAATTTCCAAATTGATGACCTGCATAGCACATAGCATATGGATTTGGTAGAACTACTGCTCCTGATAAAACGTGTAAGAAATTTTTTGTTTTACCATCTTCTTCTAAAAGTCCAACATGCGCTAACATCTTTGGCAATGTACGCAGTAAAGACAGATTGTTAGGGGTTTTAGCTCTTACATAAGAAAAGCGAGCTTCTTCAACCTGTCTTCTAGAATTTTCTAAAATTGAATCTGCTGGCAGCTTTTTATTGAACGTGTCTTTTATATTGAATTTTACTGCCATACTAATTTTCTCTCCTATTTGCAAAGTTAACACACAAGTCCTTTTGTACTACATTTTTATGGTATCCTAGTATTCCAATGCTTACTACTTGTTGCTATAGCTTTTATGTGTGCACAGACCGTAACTGCTTAATAATTTAAATTATATGTTACTCGAAGGTTTTTTTACCCATACCTTTAGTTTG
It contains:
- a CDS encoding T9SS type A sorting domain-containing protein codes for the protein MYYSKLIIMFGIIFICIHFGYSQTTKIPDENFEQALIDLGIDSDGIVNGQVLTADIVNVTELDLSVDSFNDPDYSDLDITGISDFTALEILNLGEQPINWNIDDENILNSNLNLREIYINKESIDVGYTIAIESLNLGNLQDLEYVDLGNVYINSIILDNPNFDYENLTLNLFTDYDLTHNFCIQVNDPVAANNNNNPPYDTWTINFNDFYTSYSFTSNCTLSTDDFESFYSISLFPNPVQERLYFENPKQITINEVEIFNMEGKLVKTFSEIKNGINLVNLGRGVYFVKVKNQKTTETFKILKQ
- a CDS encoding Smr/MutS family protein, which codes for MSNRNFRIGDSVELLDDNVSGIVIKVEGHEVTFETSDGFEMKVPFSLVIKIEGDLDIDMGDDSLIQKLNADLNRKPKKPSQKPKRQQPAMEVDLHIHNLVDRSGHLSNFEMLNIQLEHTRKKIEFALEKRIKRIVFIHGVGQGVLKAELHTLFRRYDQVEFYDADYQKYGLGATEIYIYDNREEFKTHSINKRILLNKNMLFNLN
- a CDS encoding acyltransferase family protein gives rise to the protein MTSERRHDIDWLRVIAIGLLLIYHIAIIFQPWAMFIGFIKSDEPVVALWTPMTMLNVWRIPLLFFVSGMGLYFAMRKRNWKQLLLERTKRILLPFTFGIIAITPLHLFIFQKYYHMPLGYYPHQGHLWFLGNIFVYVLLLLPLYYYLKKHENGKIKRVLSVVMSHPSGPMLISLFFVLEVLLVKPQLFALYAQTWHGFFNGFLAFFFGFLVVYSGKPFWQTVLKWRWLNTSLAIIMYGIRLGLFEFEAPGYLMAIESNCWIFGVFGFGYKYLNKPSKTLSYLSQAAYPVYIIHMFVLYTVALFILPLDLPIMLKFIAIVTFTGLACYLIYEFIIRRIGFLRPLFGLKWEFNKLEYNSTSKKEVLNIKKPLDYEKNF
- a CDS encoding ankyrin repeat domain-containing protein, with the protein product MKTHKINSFKTGLTLSLGIFLLLSSCAESGKNDKTPTENNAKAKTIVAVPKIDLQTAIMSNNLKMVKQHIKAGTDINKKDQMSGATPLISAVTFGKTSIVKVLIAAKTDLSFKNNDGATALHVAAFFCHVEIVQLLIAAKADKTLKNNFGMTPRESVMGPFAEIKPFYEMLQQQLGPFGLEFDLNEIEKTRPVIAMMLQ
- a CDS encoding helix-turn-helix domain-containing protein gives rise to the protein MSSTSITESDFINQANTIVLENISNEQFGVSGLAEMMNMSRSNLLRKIKKETQLSPSQFINKVRLIKSMEMLEQHKWTISEISYQVGFGSTSYFIKCFREYYGHPPGEVGKGILVDENSAIEVNVLSRYKWQMLTALSLIVILISVLLLHKESTVTNEIEKSIAVLPFKNESSDSLNLYFVNGLMESALNKLQKIGDLRVISRTSVEKYRHSNKDIQEIAKELNVNYLVEGSGQRVGDQVLLNIQLIDASNDRPIWVEQYSREVRDVFALQNEVAKKIASAIEATVTPAELEQIEKKPTENLIAYDYYLQALDPFLMRTDKGLEKAIGLFEKAIEQDPEFALAFANIAISYYLLEMDHIEKQYTDKINSYADKALLYDSKSDASLIAKAFYYIQIKEYQLALPHLEKALNYNPNSSLAVQMLADFYFRLIPNTNKYLEYALKGVQLNVANDSVTQSYIYLGLGNALIENGFVNEAMTYINKSLTYDPKNYYAPYLKTLILFAKDSNIETATKLLEREWQNDTTRLDILQDVANFHYYQENYNRAFFYFEKFIKAKETYGLDIYPHEDIKIGMVYKKMGLDTQAAKFFSAYAEFCETDQSIYKSASLVTKYVQEGENDQAIDQLKVFATQDNYKYWFLVFMEIDPLIKPLKNHPEFEQVMQKIKDRFWENQLNLRKSLEVKGLI
- a CDS encoding helix-turn-helix domain-containing protein, which translates into the protein MNAKLVLLRIIVFFPFDHNQNLQDFVAALETSNYGIFVLVEYILVSSINIALMFLAYKKLKNAPLQIELNESQKNLYKWIKIIIIAIVLLQILVFVTTILGSLDIGHFNLYLKFETFIYSIFFFIFAFSILHFHVFAYSGNFEDLPTATIEKYAKSSLSDSSALFKKIKAIVNEEKMYLDFDLKLNTVAEKLNHSIHHISQAINQNAKKSFPDFISSFRIEEAKKKLMEPKPDTIFTISLDVSFNSKAAFYTAFKKHTQLTPTEFKKLYKSTD
- a CDS encoding protein adenylyltransferase SelO family protein → MLTLQIGEKISMAVKFNIKDTFNKKLPADSILENSRRQVEEARFSYVRAKTPNNLSLLRTLPKMLAHVGLLEEDGKTKNFLHVLSGAVVLPNPYAMCYAGHQFGNWVGQLG